The DNA region CAAGCCCACGGCCTGGAGATCGCTGCCGGCATCGGGCTCGGTCAGGGCCATGGCCCCGGTAAGCTCTCCGCTGGAAAAGCGAGGCAGGTATTCATCCTTGATGGACGAATCCGCGAACGCGTTGATAGTTTCAGCGATACCCTGCAAGCCGAAGATGTTCATCAGCGAGGCATCGGCCCGGCTGATCATCTCGATGGCCATGGTGTAGACGAGGTTGGGGCAGTTCAATCCGCCGTACCGGCGCGGCAGCGTGAAGCCCATCAGGTCGGCCTGGCCCAGTGCCCGAAGGCTCTCCTGCATGCCACGGCTGAGCGTAACGGTGCCGTCCTCATTGAGCCGGTTGCCCTCGTGATCCACCGACTCCGCGAACGGAGCGATGGTGTTGGCCGCCACGTCGCCGACGATGGAGAGAATGCGGCGATAGTTATCGACGGCGTCCTCCGCATCCCGTGGCGATTCCTCGTGCACGTCCGGGCCGGTAGGGAAGCCGTCTTCCTGTACCGTTGCGAGGGCGCGCAGATCGAGATGTTCGAACAGGAAGCGGATGTCCTCGTTGTCGTCGAAGAAATTGGCCATGATCGTCTACGCCCGCTCCTTGATGGCCCGGATCATCACCGGAATCACTTTCCGCAAATCGCCCACGATGCCGTAATGAGCGACCGAGAAAATCGGCGCGTCCTTGTCCCAGTTGATGGCGATGATCTTGGCCGATTCCTCCATCCCGGCCCGATGCTGTACCGCACCGCTGATACCACATGCCACGTACAGCGCCGGGCGCACAGTCGTGCCCGTTTGCCCGACCTGGTGATCCTTGGGAACGAATCCTCCGTCCACGGCCGCGCGCGAAGCTCCCACGGCGCCGCCCATGACCCCCGCCAGGTCGTGTATGAGCTGAAAACTCTGCTTGCTGCCCACGCCCGCGCCGCCGGCGACGATGGTTCGGGCTGCCTTCAAGTTGACCTTGCGCGGCTCCCGGTGGCGCTCCACGATGCGCACGGCGAGGTCGCTATCGGAGAACGCGACTTCCTCGTCAATGATCTCCCCTGTCCGCTCGGCATCCGGATCTTGGAGCCGCATCACGCCCTCGCGGACGGTCGCCATCTGCGGCCAGCGGTCGAAATTGATGATCGTTGCGATGATATTGCCGCCGAACGCGGGACGTATCTGGAGCAGCAGGTTCTTGTGCGTCTCCTTAGTCCGCGGGTCGACGTAATCGCCGAGATCCAGATCGGTGCAGTCCGCCGTCAGACCAGCCTTCAGGGCCGAAGCCACGCGCGGTGCCAGGTCACGCCCCAGCGGCGTCGCTCCAAAAAGGAGGATTTGCGGAACATGGCGCGCGGCCAACTCGATTACCACGCGGGCGTAGGGCAGCGTTCGGTAGTGCTCGAGCTCGGTGTGGTGGACGTGGTACACGCGATCGGCGCCGTGGGCGATCAGCCGGTAGGAGAGTTCGCGCACGTTCCAGCCAGGCAGAACCGCGGCCATCCGCGTGCCCAAACGGTCGGCCAGTTCCCGCGCCTTGCCACACAGCTCCAGGGTAACGTCGCTGAGACGCTCGTCCTCCTGCTCCGCGAACACCCACACTTCGCCCTTGCGATTGACGGGAATCATCAACGAACCCTCGCCGCGCTACCGCGGGCCGGTCAGCATGCCAGTAGTTATGACAGCGTGTGATCCACGATCAGCTCGTGGATCATTTCGCGAACGCCTTCTTCCGTTGCGGGCACTTCCTTAAAGCCTTCCTTGGTCAGCACGATCGACTGCACCCGGTGAACTTTGGTCGGCGAGCCGGTCACACCGCACCATTGCAGGTCAGCCTGCACGTCATCAAGATCCCATTGACCGATCAGCAATCCGCGAGACTTCAACTGCTCAAGACGCCGTGCGGCCTCGCTTTCGCGAGCGTCCGCAGACCCCTTGGGCATCGCCAATTCCACTTCCCTGGCGACCTCGCCCCCTGTTCGCGCGTGCTTGAAGCGCATCATCCGGCGCGCGGCTGGGGGGCGGGCGCGATTGGCGGAATCCAGCACCGTGACCAGCAACGGAAGCCGGGATTCCAGAACTTCCCATCCGTTCCCCACGTTCCTTCGCAGTCGAGCCCGGCCGCTGTCGAGTTCAACAACCCGTTCGAAGTACGTTACCTGTGGAATGCCCAGTTTCTCAGCGAGTTGCGGACCCACCTGGGCCGTGTCGCCGTCGATGGCCTGTCGACCGCAAAAGACGAAATCGAACCGGCCCAGCCGTGCAACGGCCCGGCTGAGGATGTAGCTTGTAGCCAGCGTATCGCTGCCTGCCGCCCGGCGGTCATTAATCAGAATGGCTCGATCCGCCCCTCGATAGAGACACTCGCGGAGGACTTCGGCCGCGGCGAGCGGGCCCATCGTCACGACGGAGACCGTCCCCCCGAAGCGTTCGCGAACGTCGAGCGCCGCTTCCAGGGCGTGCAGGTCTTCGGGATTGAACACCGTCGGCAGGGCTGAACGGTTAACGGTTCCGTCGGCTTTCATCGCGTCGACGGTGATGTTGGCCGTGTCCGGAACCTGTTTGACGCAAACGATGCTGTGGTATGTCAAGGGACTCCCCCTTCCGCTGCTCGTTCACAGAAGAGTACGGCCAAGGTAGCCCTCCTCCGGGGACCCGTCAATCACTTGTTGGGTCCGGCGTCGCCGCCTAGAATCGGCCTCACCGATCGACTCAAAGGCCGTCCACGCAGGCTGGGGAAATGGAAATGACCACGCTTTTCGGAACGCTGCTCGAGCCCCGTACGCCCTCCGAATGCCGTATCACGCCAAAGACCGTCGTGCGTTTCGCGGAGGGCGGGAAGATCGCCGAAGTCAACCGTGGGGCGTCGCCGGGGGGGGACGCCGTCGGCGACGACGGTGCCTGGATTCTGCCCGGCTTCATCGACGCCCACCTGCACCTGCCCCAGTGGGATCGCCGCGGACTCGACGGCCTCAGCCTCTTCGACTGGCTCGATCAGGTCGTCTACCCCGCCGAGGCACGATTGCGCGATGCCGATCTGGCCGAGAGTCTGGCCGAGGAATTCGTCTCCGGACTGGTCGCCTGCGGTACGACGACCGCCGCCATTTTTGCGAGTCCACATCGACCCGCAATGGAAAAGATCTTTGAGGTCTTCAATCGGCGCGGCTTCCGCGCCGTATGCGGACTGATGCTCAATGACGTGAATGTACCGGCGGAACTTCTCGTGCCCGCGGATCGCGCCCTCGACGACTCCCGAGCCTTGGCCGCGAAATGGAACGGGGCCAACGGCGGCCTCATCCGATACGCGTTCAGTCCGCGCATGGCAACGTGTTGCAGCGAGCGCCTGCTCCGCGGGTCCGCCGAGCTCGCCGCCATGTCCAATTGTTACATCATGACGCACGTGGCCGAGTCGCCGGCGGAGGAGGAAGCCGTTCGGGAGCGATTCCCCGAATGGCTGGACGACGTCGAGCTGTTCGCTTCGCTGGGATTGCTGACGCCGCGAACGCTGCTCGGTCACGGCGTCTGCATGACAGACGCCTTGCGGCATCGTGTGGCGGAGGCGGGCACGGCCGTGGTGCACTGTCCCACGGCCAATCTATTCCTGGAGAGCGGCCTGATGGACTACGTCGCCCATCGTCGGGCGGGCGTGCCCATCGCTCTGGGCAGCAGCATCGCCGCCGGGCACGACCCCTTCATGCCCCACGTGGCGGTGTCTTGCCTCCAGACCGCCAAGGCGCTCAAGGTGCATGCCATCCCTCGCGGAGCGAGTCCGGCTCCCGCACCGGAAGAAGCCTGGTGGCTGCTCACCCGCGGCGCCGCCGAAGCGCTCCGCCTGGACGACCACACCGGGACCATCGAAGCGGGCTTTGACGCCGATTGCCTCGTCGTGCGCCCCGAGCCGTGGATCGCCCAACTGCCCGCCCACCAGCAGGCGTCCGCACTGCTCTACACGATCCGCCCGGACCAGATCGAGCACGTGTTCATCGCCGGCCGACGCGTGGGTCCCGAGCGGTCGAAAATCTAACCATCGTCGTGGGTTCGGCGGCACCTTTTCCGCCAGCCAACCGACGGCGCCATGACTTCCACGCCGGACGGTCAGGCGTCGTGACAAGGCGCGCGGCAGGATTGGAATTCTCTGAGTTCAGCTAGCGCGTGCTCGACTTCTCGTTCAAACTTCTGCCGTGACCATCCAAGTGCTTCGGCCAAGCGCGATTGGTGTGGTTGGACGGCTTCAAGTCCCCCTTGTTCGGCGAGGAACAAGAGCGATGTCCTTCTCTTCAGTAGGTCGGTTAGATGGTGGACGCGCTCTGTCCGGCAAATGTACTCAAGCTCTTCGATCGTGTAGGGAAGACCCTCAAGAGGAGCACAAACTGTTGATCCGCGAGCTGGCCGCCGCAATTCAAGAACGGCCGTTCCATAATGGGTAATGAGATGTTCCGCGATATCCGGTCGCATACCGCCGATTCCGGCCGCGAGTAGCTCGGTGATTCGGGTCGATTGTTCCTTGCTGTTAAGCCCTGGCCAAAGCGGCATATAGCGAAGTGCACGCCGCCGCTCGCGAGACAAGGGCGGACGATCCAGAATTGTCTCGACGCAGTCAACAGCCTCTTCGGCGGCGAGCCGAAAGGTCGTCAGTTTCCCGCCCATGATCGTGACAACGCGTTCCTCGCGATTTACAAGGATTCGATGGCGACGACTCATCTCATTGGCGTTGCTGCGATGTTGCGGCGCGATCGGTCGGACTCCCGCGTAACTGCCGCAAATATCTGAGCGCGTGAACCGCGTGGATGGGAAATAGTGTAGAAGACTCCCCCAGAGGTCGTCCAGCTCATCGGCTTCCGGTCGAACCAGTTGAAGGTCGCCCTCGAAGCGCCGTTCGGTCGTGCCCACGACGAGACGAGTTTCCCATGGAACGATCCACAAGTATCGTCCGTCGCGGATGCTCCGAATGACGACGACATCATCCGGAAATCCGCCCGACCTGCGAACAACCAGGTGGCTGCCTTTGATCCAATCTGGAGAAACCTCGTAAATTCCCAGGAAAGAAGCGGTAAGCGCGCTCCATGGACCAGTCGCATTGACGATAGCATGGGCATGCACCGTGACTGTCCGATCATTCACAAGAAGTTCCAGCTTCCAGCCGTCAGCGACCCGCCGGGCCCCGGTTGCCGTCACGTAGTTCCACGTCATTGCGCCGCGGGCCTGGGCTGAGCGAAGCACAGCCATGACCAGACGAGCGTCGTTCGTCCGTGCGTCCCAGAAACGAACTCCAAAAGGGTGTGCCAGAAGCTCGGGATGGGCGGCTCGGATTGTACCGCCGAGTATGGGGCGGGATAGTCGTCCGCTTCGACACAATTCGATGAGCCCGTAGGTCTGAATTCCGGCAGCGGTGAGGAGCCATTTCAGAAGCCGCCGTCCTTCAAAAGGGATGATGAATCGTTGGGGAACGACGAGCCCTGGTGCCAGGCGATGAAGCAGGCGGTCTCGCTCCACGACGGATTCGACGGCGAGTCGCAACTTGCCCTGGTCCAGGTAGCGCAGCCCTCCGTGGATGAGCTTGGATGTAACGTGGCTAGTGCCGGAGGCGAAGTCGTGTTGCTCAATGAGCAGCGTTCTCAATCCCCGAATGGTGGCATCTCGGGCGACGCCCGCCCCGGCGATTCCACCGCCGATCACCAGGCAGTCGACTGCATACGATTCGGGCGTGGGCATGAGTCACGATGTTGGGCAATCCGGGAGCGGCGTCAACATGGTTCATCGAGCCAGCCTGCTCAACGGGCCGCTTCGCGCGCGGTCTGGCGGCGGATCGCCTCTGCGATTTCGCTTGCGCGGCCCATCACTTTTCGGAAGGCATATGCGTATTGATCCAGAAGATCCCGCTCCGCCGAAGGGAAGCTGGGCAGTTGCAGGAGGGTTCGGTTGCCCGCCGTTGTCCTCGGCAGATCATCAGCCGAGTACTGGCGCATGGCGGCTTGCGGTTGTTCCCGGATTCTGGCGAGCCCGGCATAAAGCCCTTCAGTGAAGACGGGCTGCTCGTGCAGGAGCGGATAGCGAGGACACCCCACCTTGCAACCCTCAGCCTGTAGGGCCCTGACCAGAACGTCCGTTGGGAGCCCGGTTCGGTTCGGTTCGTTTTGCACCATAAAAAGAAAATAGACACGTTCCACGTGATCGGGCGGCAGAAACGCGTTGATTCCCAGTGGTTCGAGAAGTTCGGAAAGATACCTGATATTGGCGTTGCGTTGGGCGTTGCGCTCCGCGAGATGGCGCAGTTGAACACGTGCCACGGCCGCGCTCAACGGCGCCATTCGGTGTTTGAATCCGAATCCGGTTCCCGCGAATCGTCGAGCGGGTGTCTGGAGTTCCAGAATCCTCTCAAAGTGCCCCAGGCAGATCGCATGTTCGTGGATTGCGTCATCGCTCGTAAGGAGAATCCCACCTTCGCCCGCCGGGGCCAATTTGTTCGTCTGTAGGCTGAAGACCGCTGCATCACCCAGCGTCCCCACCGGCCTTCCACGCCAGCGAGCACCTTGGGCGTGCGAGGCGTCCTCCAGCACTTTGAGCTTATGTTCTTGAGCAATGGGAGTGAGGGCTTCCATGCGCGAGGGCATACCCCAAAGATGGACCACGATCATCGCCTTCGTGCGATCGGTGATCTTTCGCGCCACGTCCTCCGGATCGAGCCCGAGCTGGCGAGGCTCGCTTTCGCAGAAAACGGGAACGGCGCCACACCAGAGCGCGGGCATTACAGACGCCCAGTAGGTTGCCGAGGGCACAATTACCTCGTCACCGGGATGCAGGCCGAAGGCATGCAGTGCGGCGAAGATCGCCGACGTGGCGTTGCAATACGCAATCGCATGGCGTACGCCGAAGGATTGCCTGTAATCGTCCTCTAATTCTCGCGTGACGCGATGAAGTGACAATTCTCCGGAGCGGAGCACCTCCGTAACTGCGGCAATCTCCTCATGCGCGATGATGGGCCAGCGATTCGCGTCGGCGTCATCGATCGTAACGGCGGGATTCCCCCCAAGAATCGCGGGCAAATCGGTTGCATGAGTCCCCGACATCGTATGTCTCCATTAAGTCGAATCCCTCATGGTTGATCCAGGCTATCCCAGCGACCGGCAGCCCGATGGTTTGAAACGGGCCTCGAAGACGCCCGGTCTATTTCTTT from Phycisphaerae bacterium includes:
- a CDS encoding electron transfer flavoprotein subunit alpha/FixB family protein; translated protein: MIPVNRKGEVWVFAEQEDERLSDVTLELCGKARELADRLGTRMAAVLPGWNVRELSYRLIAHGADRVYHVHHTELEHYRTLPYARVVIELAARHVPQILLFGATPLGRDLAPRVASALKAGLTADCTDLDLGDYVDPRTKETHKNLLLQIRPAFGGNIIATIINFDRWPQMATVREGVMRLQDPDAERTGEIIDEEVAFSDSDLAVRIVERHREPRKVNLKAARTIVAGGAGVGSKQSFQLIHDLAGVMGGAVGASRAAVDGGFVPKDHQVGQTGTTVRPALYVACGISGAVQHRAGMEESAKIIAINWDKDAPIFSVAHYGIVGDLRKVIPVMIRAIKERA
- a CDS encoding electron transfer flavoprotein subunit beta/FixA family protein, with amino-acid sequence MTYHSIVCVKQVPDTANITVDAMKADGTVNRSALPTVFNPEDLHALEAALDVRERFGGTVSVVTMGPLAAAEVLRECLYRGADRAILINDRRAAGSDTLATSYILSRAVARLGRFDFVFCGRQAIDGDTAQVGPQLAEKLGIPQVTYFERVVELDSGRARLRRNVGNGWEVLESRLPLLVTVLDSANRARPPAARRMMRFKHARTGGEVAREVELAMPKGSADARESEAARRLEQLKSRGLLIGQWDLDDVQADLQWCGVTGSPTKVHRVQSIVLTKEGFKEVPATEEGVREMIHELIVDHTLS
- a CDS encoding amidohydrolase family protein, whose translation is MTTLFGTLLEPRTPSECRITPKTVVRFAEGGKIAEVNRGASPGGDAVGDDGAWILPGFIDAHLHLPQWDRRGLDGLSLFDWLDQVVYPAEARLRDADLAESLAEEFVSGLVACGTTTAAIFASPHRPAMEKIFEVFNRRGFRAVCGLMLNDVNVPAELLVPADRALDDSRALAAKWNGANGGLIRYAFSPRMATCCSERLLRGSAELAAMSNCYIMTHVAESPAEEEAVRERFPEWLDDVELFASLGLLTPRTLLGHGVCMTDALRHRVAEAGTAVVHCPTANLFLESGLMDYVAHRRAGVPIALGSSIAAGHDPFMPHVAVSCLQTAKALKVHAIPRGASPAPAPEEAWWLLTRGAAEALRLDDHTGTIEAGFDADCLVVRPEPWIAQLPAHQQASALLYTIRPDQIEHVFIAGRRVGPERSKI
- a CDS encoding glycerol-3-phosphate dehydrogenase/oxidase → MPTPESYAVDCLVIGGGIAGAGVARDATIRGLRTLLIEQHDFASGTSHVTSKLIHGGLRYLDQGKLRLAVESVVERDRLLHRLAPGLVVPQRFIIPFEGRRLLKWLLTAAGIQTYGLIELCRSGRLSRPILGGTIRAAHPELLAHPFGVRFWDARTNDARLVMAVLRSAQARGAMTWNYVTATGARRVADGWKLELLVNDRTVTVHAHAIVNATGPWSALTASFLGIYEVSPDWIKGSHLVVRRSGGFPDDVVVIRSIRDGRYLWIVPWETRLVVGTTERRFEGDLQLVRPEADELDDLWGSLLHYFPSTRFTRSDICGSYAGVRPIAPQHRSNANEMSRRHRILVNREERVVTIMGGKLTTFRLAAEEAVDCVETILDRPPLSRERRRALRYMPLWPGLNSKEQSTRITELLAAGIGGMRPDIAEHLITHYGTAVLELRRPARGSTVCAPLEGLPYTIEELEYICRTERVHHLTDLLKRRTSLLFLAEQGGLEAVQPHQSRLAEALGWSRQKFEREVEHALAELREFQSCRAPCHDA
- a CDS encoding DegT/DnrJ/EryC1/StrS family aminotransferase; this encodes MSGTHATDLPAILGGNPAVTIDDADANRWPIIAHEEIAAVTEVLRSGELSLHRVTRELEDDYRQSFGVRHAIAYCNATSAIFAALHAFGLHPGDEVIVPSATYWASVMPALWCGAVPVFCESEPRQLGLDPEDVARKITDRTKAMIVVHLWGMPSRMEALTPIAQEHKLKVLEDASHAQGARWRGRPVGTLGDAAVFSLQTNKLAPAGEGGILLTSDDAIHEHAICLGHFERILELQTPARRFAGTGFGFKHRMAPLSAAVARVQLRHLAERNAQRNANIRYLSELLEPLGINAFLPPDHVERVYFLFMVQNEPNRTGLPTDVLVRALQAEGCKVGCPRYPLLHEQPVFTEGLYAGLARIREQPQAAMRQYSADDLPRTTAGNRTLLQLPSFPSAERDLLDQYAYAFRKVMGRASEIAEAIRRQTAREAAR